In Ipomoea triloba cultivar NCNSP0323 chromosome 15, ASM357664v1, one genomic interval encodes:
- the LOC116005682 gene encoding uncharacterized protein LOC116005682 has product MRIPISLSCADQWCWRGDVRGVYTVKQGYRLQMEGVMNEPFQFTAWRVLWQTKLPPTILNFVWRCGRDVLPTRMALAGRGINVDPLCPLCHSFQETPLHLFKLCSHTCRLWDAISDLPMVCPGDSFAAWLSKVIEGRKEVVVRECLALCWSIWKCRNDLLWSNKTWEPGEVVRRSNALLVEWSMVQTASGITLNDSAVHAVAPTTDNGITIHVDAAVFPNREEGFVSAVVHASDGRFLAARNSPVRSLRDPVLAEAMAIKEALSWAKDCGWQVVAIYSDCQVVCNLLKDTSPSYSYSGCVVSDCIALKRYFVDVSFHFVSRSSNTLAHALARATASRTGSRTWFFAIPDCIQRFLLVN; this is encoded by the coding sequence ATGAGGATTCCCATCTCACTGTCTTGCGCTGATCAGTGGTGTTGGAGGGGTGATGTCCGAGGGGTTTACACAGTTAAACAGGGTTATAGACTGCAGATGGAGGGGGTGATGAATGAGCCATTCCAGTTTACTGCTTGGAGGGTACTATGGCAGACTAAGCTCCCTCCCACCATTCTCAATTTTGTTTGGAGGTGCGGCCGTGATGTTCTCCCCACAAGAATGGCGCTGGCTGGACGTGGTATTAATGTTGATCCTCTATGTCCATTATGCCATTCTTTTCAAGAAACACCATTACACCTTTTCAAACTTTGCTCTCACACATGCAGGTTATGGGACGCTATTTCAGATCTCCCCATGGTTTGTCCTGGTGATTCTTTTGCTGCATGGCTTTCAAAGGTTATTGAAGGGAGGAAGGAGGTGGTTGTTCGTGAATGCTTGGCTCTCTGTTGGTCTATATGGAAGTGTCGAAATGATTTACTTTGGAGTAACAAGACATGGGAGCCGGGTGAGGTGGTGCGGCGGTcaaatgctttgcttgttgagTGGAGTATGGTACAAACTGCTTCAGGTATTACGTTAAATGATTCTGCTGTACATGCAGTTGCCCCAACCACTGACAATGGTATTACTATTCACGTAGATGCTGCGGTTTTTCCAAATAGAGAAGAGGGTTTTGTGTCGGCTGTTGTGCATGCGAGTGATGGGAGATTCTTGGCAGCACGTAATAGTCCAGTTCGAAGTCTTCGGGATCCCGTTCTTGCTGAGGCAATGGCCATCAAAGAGGCTCTCTCTTGGGCAAAAGACTGCGGTTGGCAGGTGGTGGCTATTTATTCAGATTGCCAGGTGGTTTGCAATTTATTGAAAGACACTTCGCCGAGTTACTCTTATTCTGGCTGCGTTGTTAGTGATTGTATTGCTCTAAAACGTTACTTTGTTGATGTATCGTTTCACTTTGTTTCTAGATCATCGAATACGTTGGCTCATGCGTTAGCTAGAGCAACGGCTTCTCGGACTGGTTCTCGTACTTGGTTCTTTGCTATTCCTGATTGTATTCAGCGTTTCTTGTtggttaattaa
- the LOC116005586 gene encoding PITH domain-containing protein 1 translates to MACLHDHDCGDHDCSSNWSLYKHIDLSKVTALNEAVTGSVKSVFKPWEQRLNSSEGYLESNEGDPELIVFIPFTSDVKIKSIAIVGGADGTSPSKMRVFTNRDGIDFSDAENMQPVQEWDLAENLQGVLEYQTRYSKFQSVGNITLHFPDSFGADVTQIHYIGLKGEATQMKRDAVANIVYELMPNPSDHKTRAEHGGGFSHVE, encoded by the exons ATGGCTTGCCTTCACGATCACGACTGCGGAGATCACGATTGTTCTTCCAATTGGTCTCTCTACAAACACATTGACCTCTCCAAG GTTACTGCTCTGAATGAGGCTGTCACAGGCAGTGTAAAGTCTGTTTTTAAACCATGGGAACAACGTCTTAATTCATCAGAG GGTTACTTGGAGAGCAATGAGGGTGATCCTGAATTGATTGTCTTCATCCC ATTTACTTCGGATGTTAAAATCAAGAGCATTGCAATTGTTGGTGGTGCTGATGGAACAAGTCCTTCCAAGATGAGAGT GTTTACTAATAGAGATGGTATAGACTTTTCagatgctgaaaatatgcaaccAGTTCAG gaATGGGATTTGGCTGAAAATTTGCAAGGTGTCCTAGAGTATCAAACAAG GTACTCCAAGTTTCAAAGTGTTGGGAATATCACCTTGCATTTCCCTGATAGTTTTGGTGCAGATGTTACTCAAATCCATTACATTGGCTTAAAAGGAGAAGCCACCCAG ATGAAGAGGGATGCTGTTGCAAATATTGTCTACGAGCTTATGCCTAATCCTTCTGATCACAA AACGCGAGCTGAGCATGGTGGTGGCTTTTCACACGTGGAATAA